The Pan paniscus chromosome 3, NHGRI_mPanPan1-v2.0_pri, whole genome shotgun sequence genome includes a window with the following:
- the LOC100982184 gene encoding histone H3.3A-like has protein sequence MARTKQTARKSTGGKPPRKQLATKAARKSVPSTGGVKKPHCYRPGTVALREIRRYQKSTELLIRKLPFQRLVREIAQDFKTELRFQSAAIGALQEASEAYLVGLFEDTNLCAIHAKRVTIMPKDIQLARRIR, from the coding sequence ATGGCTCGTACAAAGCAGACTGCCCGCAAATCAACCGGTGGTAAACCACCCAGGAAGCAATTGGCTACAAAAGCCGCTCGCAAGAGTGTGCCCTCTACTGGAGGGGTGAAGAAACCTCATTGTTACAGGCCTGGTACTGTGGCGCTCCGTGAAATTAGACGTTATCAGAAGTCCACTGAACTTCTGATTCGCAAACTTCCCTTCCAGCGTCTGGTGCGAGAAATTGCTCAGGACTTTAAAACAGAACTGCGCTTCCAGAGCGCAGCTATCGGTGCTTTGCAGGAGGCAAGTGAGGCCTATCTGGTTGGCCTTTTTGAAGACACCAACCTGTGTGCTATCCATGCCAAACGTGTAACAATTATGCCAAAAGACATCCAGCTAGCACGCCGCATACGTTGA